The sequence CTCGGCCCAGCTCCCGGCGGACGAGCGGCGCACGGAGGCCATCCTCCACATGCTCGCGGGCATCTACACGAGCCCCCTCTTCATCTCCGCCGTGCAGCTCTGGGTGGCCGCCGCCGCGGACCCGGAGTTGCGCACGCAGCTCACGCCGCTGGAGGCGCGCACCGGCCGCGAGGTGCACCGGCTCACCGTGAAGCTGCTCGACGTGGACGACAAGGACCCGGAGGTCCGCGAGCTGGTGCAGGCCACGCTGGACCTGATTCGCGGGCTCGCGCTGGCGAACCTGCTGCACGACGACAGCGCGCGCCGGAAGAAGGTGCTCCACCGGTGGGCCCGCACGCTGGACGCGGCGCTCAAGGCCCGGCGCACGC comes from Pyxidicoccus parkwaysis and encodes:
- a CDS encoding TetR/AcrR family transcriptional regulator gives rise to the protein MSESSGATGRQEQERSRVTRQRLMEAAIGALRELGWAGATMTVIAERAGVSRGACQHHFPTRADLVAAAVEYVGSQQMEEVLRRSAQLPADERRTEAILHMLAGIYTSPLFISAVQLWVAAAADPELRTQLTPLEARTGREVHRLTVKLLDVDDKDPEVRELVQATLDLIRGLALANLLHDDSARRKKVLHRWARTLDAALKARRTPGSRRD